The Rhodothermales bacterium genome contains the following window.
CACGCTCATCGCCGACGGCAAGACCAACAACCAGATTGCCGAGATCCTGCACCTGAGTCCGAAAACGGTGGAGTGGCACCGCGCACAGATCATGGAACGCCTGGGAATGAAAAGCCTGGCTGAACTGATCCGTTATGTGGTGCGCATTGGGGTCGTCGATCCCTGAGCAACGCCCACGCCGGTCGCCAAACCGCGCCGCAACAAAAAAGGGCTGAAGCACCGTCCCCTGAACAATGCAGTCAGCCCTGGACTCCGGGACCGTTAGGCGCCAGCCCTCGGGGTCAGTCATAGAATCGACTGCCCAGGCCTTCTGCACACCAGGGATTAGTACCAGTCACACCCGGGGGAAACCCGGAAAACCGTGATGCAGGCCGGTCAATCGCCGACAATTACCAGCGGCCGGGGCTCAATACGGAAGACCGGGTTCTCCACCCCCGCAGCCCGAAGTGCGGGCGAAAGGATGCGCTCTACCGCCTGAATGCTGTTTTCGACTGGCCCGTCCGCGGTCACCAGGAACTCCTCCGCCAGCTCACGCATGGCCGGCTGCAGTCCCCTCAGCGCGGCGAGCGCCTGGGCCTGCCCACTGGACCGGTGCATGCGGGCCCATCCCACATCGATCTGTTGCTCGAGCAATTCCAGATCCGGCTCCACGGCGAAGACCTCAAGCGGGGGAAGCCAGACGACTACCGTGTCCCCCTGAAGGCGGATGTCCTCCGCGGTAATCAGGCTTGCGTCAAAGCCGTACGCTGCCCGCCCGGGAGCCCTTACCGTCGCAGACGTGGTCCCCAGATCCAGATTGATGACTCCCGGGAGCAGTGTCTTGTCAGATTCTGAAATCACGGAGGTGGTGAACTCCACCGTGCCGGTGACCACGAAGGTCTCCGGCCGCTCCCGGAGGAACGTGTCGACGACCACAGTCCGCACTTCTGCTTCGGTCAGGCTTGGGCCTGCGAGGGTGAGCGTCAGCGTGATAATCACCGCGGCGATCGCCACGAAGACAATCGTGTAAAGGAGTAGACGGAACGAGCGCATGTGAATTAGATAGGGGGCCCCACGCCCATCTGCAATTCCATGCGCTTCGCAGTTCTCGTTCTGGCCGTTCTCACCGTCGGCTGCTCGAATACACCACCCTCCGTGCTTGTCTTCCACGCCACGGCCGGCTGGGAGCACGCTTCCATTCCCGCAGGGCTGGCCGCCTTTGAGGAAATCGCCGCAGAGGAGGGGTGGATGTTGACCGCCACCGAAGACGCCGCTGTGCTACAGACCCTGCCGGACTATGACGCAGTGGTCTTCCTTCTGACCACTCGGGATGTACTGGACAGGCCTGCCGAACTGGCTCTGCAGCGCTTCATTCAGGCGGGTGGCGGCTTTGTAGGGATCCACTCTGCTTCCGACACCGAGTTTGACTGGCCCTGGTACGGACGCCTCGTCGGCGCCTACTTCACGGGGCACCCGCCGGGCACGCAGGAAGCCGTGATCACCGTGGTGGACACCACCTTTGCAGCCACGGCGCACCTGCCGCAGACCTGGATGCATACCGACGAGTGGTACGATCTGCGCACCACAAACCAGTTCGTAAACGTCGTGCTGACCGTTGACGAGTTCAGTTACAAGACCCCGGAGCAGCGCCCGGTACTTCGCGAGAAGCCCATCGCCTGGTACCATGAGTTCGATGGCGGCCGCGCCTTCTACACGGCGCTGGGTCATACGGTCGAGTCCTACTCCGATCCCCTGTTTCGTACTCACCTCCGCGAAGCGGTGACCTGGGCTGCCGGCGAGCCGGGATCGCTGGACTACGCGCGCGAGACTGTGCGTCCCGAGCCGCAACGTTTTGAGCATACCATACTGGCGGACACGCTGCACGAGCCCATGGAGCTGGCCGCGCTGCCGGACGGCCGCGTGGTATTCGTCGAGCGCCCGGGGCAGGTCCATCTGGTCGATCCGGCAGCCGGCACGGACCTGGTGGTTGCCGAAATACCCGTCTACACTGGTCACGAAAACGGCCTGATCGGCATGGCTGCATCCCCCGATTTCGCCGAGTCAGGGCACCTCTTTCTCTTCCATTCGCCTCCGAACCAGTCGGCGAACCGCGTATCCCGTTTCACGCTCTCGGGCGATGGGCTCGCAGATCCGGTCACGATCATCGACATCCCCCACCAGCGCGAACAGTGCTGCCACAGCGGCGGCTCGCTGGCCTTCGGCCCTGACGGGCTGCTCTTTCTCTCAACGGGAGACGATACCAACCCCTTCGAGTCGGACGGGTATGCGCCGACGGACGAGCGTCCCGGTCGGCAGAATTTTGACGCGCAGCGCACCTCCGCCAACTCGGACGATCTGCGCGGCAAGATCCTGCGCATCCGGCCTCTGCCTGAGGGCGGCTACGAGGTGCCGGAAGGCAATCTCTTCCCGGCGGACGGGTCGCGCGGCCGTCCCGAGATCTATGCGATGGGCCTGCGCAACCCCTTCCGCATCAATGTGGACCAGCGCACCGGCTATCTCTACTGGGGAGACCTTGGTCCGGACGCTCCGGAGCCGGATTCCACGCGTGGACCGGCCGGCCATGATGAAATCAACCAGGCCCGCACGCCCGGGTTCTTCGGTTGGCCCTACTTCGTAGCCGACAACAAGCCGTACGCGGCATACGATTTTGCCGATGGCGTAGCGGGCGAGTTCGCCGTCGGAGCCGCGCCGGCCAACGAGTCGCCGAACAGCACAGGCCGCACATTCCTGCCGCCGGCGCAGGGTGCCTGGCTGTGGTACCCCTACAGCCGCACCGACTTGTTTCCGCTGCTTGGGGAAGGGGGAAGAAGTGCGATGGCCGGACCGGTCTACTATGCCGATCAGTCCACACCTCCCGGCCTGCCAACCTATTACAATGGTCGCCTGTTCATGCACGAGTGGATGCGCAACCGGGTGTACACTGTGGCCATCGACGAATACGGATGGTACGGCCACATGGAGGTCTTCCTGGAGGACACCGAGCTCTCCCGGCCCATGGATCTCGCCTTCGGGCCGGATGGGCGCCTGTTCATGCTCGAATACGGCCAGCAGTGGGGATCGGAGAATCCGGACGCCCGCCTTCGCATGATTACGTTTCGCTGATCAGGAGGCGTTCCCACTCACGGGCGATGGACTCCTGCCCCGACGCGCGGGCATGGTTCGCAGCCAGCTCGACGGCCGGGATCCGCAGCGCGCCTCCCATCGCGCTGGCCACGGAGAGAGCTTGCCTGAGCCGGTCCGTGTCTGTCTGACCCGTGGCCAGTCGGTGGCGAAGGTTGAAAGCAAGCGCGTGAAAGTGATAGACCGTTCCGTCGGCCGGGTGCAGCGACTGCGCCAGCAGATCAGCGCTCCAATTCTCCGGCCGCACGCCCGACAGCTCCTGCGTACCGACCGCCAGCAGCGCAGCCTCTCTGGCCCGGCCAGGGTGCGACGGCCTCAGCAGTCGCCAGAGGCGGGCGCCGTCATTCGGGATGCCCCCGGCCGTGACCGGGATCAGTGTCGCCGCGCCGGTCAGAGTGGATCCAAGGCCGAAGAGAGCAATCAGCGCCCGCACCACGGACTGTGTGCCGCCTGACACGGTCATGGACAGCGCCACCAACACGGCCGTCAGGCCAACGATCAGACTCGCCGCCGGTCCACCGGCCACAACCAGCGCCATTCTGCCAGCCAGGCCTTCCGTTTCCGGGCGATGCGGTACGCTTACGGCCAGACCGGCGAAGGTGGCGAGACTCCGGTTGAGCGAGAGGCCGCTCCGTCTTGCGAATACGATGGGGCCGGCGGCCAGCAGCACAAACCTGAAGCCCGCTGCAAGCCCGCCCGACACGTGTCCGAGTTCATGGACGAGGACGATCAGCCAGAGGACCACGAGACCGCCGACCATCAGCGCACCGGCCTGAGCCAGGGAGAGCCCATCGCCCGGAAAGAGCCGAAGCAGGGCCGGCACAACCGAGTCCGAGAGCAGCCACCAGGCCAGTCCTATGCCCGTCAGCGCGAAGACCAAGGGCAGGAGGGCGGTCGTAGTCCCGCTCGCTGCCCTCAGCTTCGGGAATTCCGCCGGCCGGGGAAAGCCGTCAGGCTCCAAAACTGATGGTCACGAGCGTGAGGGCCGCAACCGTCTGGCCGGATTCCCGCGCTGGCCGGAACTGCCATTGCTGGGCCGCGTCGATCGCGGCGTCCTCGAGCCCGTAGCCGAGCAAGGCGACCTGTTCGCGCTCGCGGTTGTCCCGACCTTTCAGGAGAAACCGGTCGACAATGCGCGCCGACTCCACGCGTCCGCGGCGATCCACCTTCACCTCGACGACCACCTCGGCGCGGACCTTTCGGCGCTGAGCTTCCCTGGGATATTCAGGCTCCACAATGCGGAAGGCGCGCGGGCCGGAATCGGGGCGTGCCGAGCCCCCAGAAACGGGAACGTCTGCGCCGTCCTCCTCGGCGACATTGTCATCACCGAGATCGTTGATGGGCAGATTCTCGGTCAGTTCGATCTCCGGCTCGTCCAGCACCACGTCATCCGGCACGATGACCGGCGTGAGTGGTCTGGGAGGTGGCGGTCGGCGTGCCTGCTGCTGGGTCTGCTGGATATCCTCGACCTGGATGAGCTCCTGAGCGCGAGCGTCATACACGATGTCGGGCACGTCTCCATTGGGTGCAGGCCAAAACCGGAACGCAGCGATCAGGAGCAGCAGACTGAGCACGAGGGTCGCACTGATGCGTACCCCGTAGGCTTCGCGTTCCTGCTCTATGAGTTCGAATCGGCTCATCGGGGGGTTGACACAGACAAGACTGCGAGGTTTCCGGCGATGTGGCCGAGGCGTGACAGGAGGCGGGCCGGCGGCTTGTGCAGGCCGGCGGCGCGTGCAGGCCGTCACCCGGGTCAGGGCTCGCGGCCGGGCGTGGCGGTCACTGGGGCTCGGCCGGGCAGCCCATGCCCGGGTGCCACGCCCCACCCCGAGAGCGATTGTGGAAAACTGCACGTGGAACACACGGAACTGTTGTGCGGGAACCCCGGTTGGTACGCGAAATGTGCCAATTGTCTGGCCGCAAGCCTAACCGAAGCCGAGGCGTGCTCCGCACCCCGCCCGCACCACATACCGCGAGCTGAGTAAACCTTCCCGAGGTTCCGGGAGGGTTTTTTTTTGGCCGTTCGGTTCGGTTTGCCCAGACAACCCACCAGCAAGGCTGCTAGATGCAAGACCTGAAACCCTGCAAACTCGCCCTGGCGGACGGAACGGTCGTCACCGGCGTGTCCATTGGACATGAGGGCGAAACCGGCGGAGAGTTGTGCTTCAACACCTCGATGTCGGGCTATCAGGAGATTCTGACCGATCCGTCCTACCACGGACAGATCATGATGATGACCTATCCCCACATCGGGAATTACGGCGCCATGGACGCCGACATGGAGGCTTCCAGGCCCATGGTGGCCGGACTGGTCGTGCGCGCCTTTACGCACCGGTATTCCAACCAGGGCGCAGACGAATCGCTGGCCTCATTCATGCGGCGGCACAAATTGGTGGGCATCTCGGGCGTCGACACCCGGACGCTGGTTCGTCACATTCGGGCCAAGGGCGTGATGAACGCCGTCATCAGTGCCGTGGATCTGGACCACGACAGCCTGGTCGAAAAGGCGCGAAACTGGCCGTCCATGGAAGGCCTGGAGTTGGCCTCTCGCGTCACTGTTGGGGAGGCGTACGACTTCTCCACGTCAAATGGCCCGCGCATCGCCGTGTTTGACTACGGCGTCAAGCAGAACATCCTGCGCTCCTTCCGTCACCGAGGCTGTGCCGTGCGGGTGTTTCCATCCGGCACTTCGCTGGAGACGGTGCTCGCGTGGAATCCGGACGGTCTCTTCTTCAGCAATGGCCCCGGGGATCCGCGTGCCATGCCTGACCAGATAGACCTGGTCAAGGCCGCTGGTCAGTCCGGCCTGCCCATGTTCGGGATCTGTCTTGGCCACCAACTCATGTCGCTATCGCAGGGACTGGAGGTCTACAAGATGTATGTGGGGCATCGGGGCGCGAATCACCCGGTCAAGAATCTGGAGACCGAAAAGGTGGAGGTCACGACCCAAAACCACGGGTTCGCGGTCTCGCCGGATTCGGTGCAGGAGGCCATCGCCACGCTGACACACCTCAACCTGAACGACAAAACGGTCGAGGGTCTGTCCTACGCGACCATCAACGGGTTTTCGGTCCAGTACCATCCGGAGGCCTCGCCCGGTCCGCACGACTCGGATTATCTGTTCGATCAGTTTGTGGACCTGATGCGTGTTCACCGCGGCGAACCCACCCAGAACGAAAACAAGCATGCGTAAGCTCCTCCCGATCCTCATGCTGCTGGTCGTTGCGCCGGCGGCCGCGCAGACCTCGAGCCTGACGGTCCAGAAAATCATGCAGGACCCGGACACCTGGGTCGGGTCCCAGCCCAATCGGTTCCAGTGGAGTGAGGACGGGGACTGGCTGTACTTCCAGTGGAATCCGCAGGGGGCCTTCGCTTCGGACAGCCTGTTCAAGGTGCCGGCAGAGGGCGGCGAGCCCGTCCAGGTGACGCGCGACGAGCGTCTTGCAGTGCGTCCCACGTTCAGTGGATGGTCTCACGGCGAGCACACCTACGATGCCGACTTTGCCCGCAAGATCTTCTCCGCGGGGGGAGACCTGTACATCCACCATCGTCGTGACAGCGATATGGTTCGCCTGACGGCCACGGGCGACGTAGAGTCCAGCGCACGGTTCACGCCGGACGGACAGGCTGTGGTCTACGTCCGGGACGGCAACGCCTACAGGATGGACCTCGGTTCGCCGCAGGTCACACAGCTCACCAATCTGCAGAGCGGCCGCGACCGGAATGACCGCCCTTCAGACGAGCAGGACCAGTGGCTGGAAGAGCAGCAGACGGACCTGTTCGACGTGATCCGGGAGCGTCAGGAAGCGCGCGACGCCCGCGACGCGGCCCGCGAACTGGATGAGGAGGCCCACGATAACGGTCTGCCGCCCGTCTACCGCTACGGCGACTCCCGTGTGTTCGGTCTCCAGGTCGATCCGTCGGAGCGCTATGCCTCGTTTTCGGTCTTCTCCGGTGGCGGCAACAGCAAGCGTACCATCGTGCAGAACTACGTCACAGAGTCCGGCTACGCCGAGGATCTGAACGCGCGGGCCAAGGTGGGCGTGGATGAAACGCCCCGCACCGTGTTCGTGCAGGATCTGGATTCGGGCGATGTGATCGAGGTGGACCTGACCCAGCTGCCCGGCGCCTACGACGTGAAGCCCATTCATCTGTTGGATGAGGGTGTCGAAGTGGATTCGAGCAAGGCGCGCGTGCTCCAGGCGGGATCGCTGAGCTGGAGTGGCGATGGTGCCTATGCAGTCCTTCAGGTCACCGCCGGCGACAACAAGGACCGGTGGATTGTCCGACTCGATCCGGCAACCGGAGACCTGACCACGCTTGACCGCCAGACCGACGATGCGTGGATCGGCGGTCCGAACGTCGGATGGTTCAGTGGCGGCTCGCTGGGATGGTTGCCGGACAATCGCACCATCTGGTTCCAGAGCGAGGAGTCGGGCTATTCCCACCTGTATTCCATCGACGTGGAGACCGGAGAGAAGCGGCAGTTGACCTCGGGCATGTTCGAGGTGACTTCGGTCTTCCTGACGCAGGACGGTTCGCAATTCCTGCTCGTCACCAGCGAGGCCAGCCCGCATTCCCGACACGTGTATCGCATGTCGACCGCAGGGGGAGAGCGCGAGCAGCTCACCATTGACGTCGGCCAGCAGCAGGTAGCGTTCCATCCGTCAGAGGACCGCGTCGCCATTCGCTACTCGACCAACACCCAGCCCTTCGATCTCTTTCTCCAGGAGTTCGGGCAGGACGCGGAGCGCATCACCCATTCTACCACCTCCGAGTGGGAGGCCTACGACTGGCGCCAGCCGGAGCTCGTGCACATCCCGGCTTCGGACGGCGCTCGCGTGCCCGGCCACCTGTTTGAGCCGGAAAACCCCAACGGGGGCGTAGTCATGTTCGTGCACGGTGCCGGCTACCTGCAGAACGTGCACAACTGGTGGAGCAGTTACTTCCGCGAGTACATGTTCCACAACCTGCTCACGGACCTTGGCTATACGGTGCTGCAGCTGGACTTCCGGGCCTCATCCGGCTACGGAAGGGACTGGCGCACGGCCATCTACCGGCACATGGGCGGCCGCGATCTGCAGGACTACGTGGATGCGTCCCGCTGGATGGAATCCGAGCACGGATTCGATCCGGAGCGCGTGTTCATCTACGGCGGGTCCTACGGCGGCTTCATCACGCTCATGGCCCTGTTCACGGAGCCCGAGCACTTCGGCGGCGGAGCGGCGCTGCGCAGCGTGACCGACTGGGCGCACTACAACCACGGCTACACATCGAACATCCTGAACACACCGGTCAACGACTCGCTGGCCTTCGCCCGCTCCAGCCCGATCAATTTCGCCGATGGCCTCGAGGATCCGTTGTTGATGCCGCACGGCGTGATCGACACCAACGTGCAGTACCAGGACATCATCCGCCTGGCCCAGCGCCTGATCGAACTGGGCAAGGAAGACTGGGAGGTGGCCTCCTACCCGGTTGAGGGGCACGGTTTCACCGAGCCGAGCTCCTGGACGGATGAGTATCGCCGCATCCTGAAGTTGATCGAGGAAACCGTCGGTCCAGATGCGTGCAACTGTTAGCGTGGTGCTTTCCGGACTCATGGTCACTGCCTGCACAACGACGCTGCCCGCTTCGGAGCACATCATGTTTTCGGCACCCTCCACCTCCGCGGACTCGACCGAGATTCGCCGCGTGACCGTGGCGGCGGGACGCACGCTGTTTGCACCCCAAGTGCGGGAGGCCGTTGAATCGGCCGCGTCGGCCGAGGGGGAACGCTTCCTGGGCGGGTACAACCTGTCCCGCACGGGGGTGGCTGTCTCGCGGGATGTTCTGCGCACGCCTGATGTGCACGCATCCGTTCAGTTCGGAGTGCTTGCCCTGGGAGTGGATGTGACAGCCCGCCTTCTGCCGGGCACTTACCTGACGCTGCAGGGCGGTTTCCCGGCAGACGGCACGGCCATCCTTCAGTCACCTATTCGCCTGCCTCTGCCTCGCCGGGCCTGGGTGGCTCCCGGGGTCTTCGTACGCTCGGAATTCTACGGATATGACATCCGGGAGGGCTGTTCGGGGTTCTGCCTGCCGGATCCGTTTGACCCTCACCGCACCCTGCACGCTCGCACGCTCGGCGGGCGCGCGGCCTTCTACTTCGAGGACGCCAAGCAGGGAATCCTGCGCATTGCCGTGGAAGCCGGCTACTCGCCAGAAATCGATGGAGTCCGTCTCCGTCTCGTATTTGCATCAACCGCTCGCAGATAGATGCCCAAGCGCACCGACATCAACAAGATCCTCCTGATCGGCTCCGGCCCCATCGTGATCGGGCAGGCCTGCGAATTCGACTACTCCGGCAGTCAGGCCGCACGCTCCCTGCGTGCGGAGGGCTACGAAGTGGTACTGGTCAATTCGAACCCGGCCACGATCATGACGGACCCGGTCACGGCCGATGTGATCTATCTCCAGGAACTCACCCCGAAGTCCATCAAGGAGATCGTCGAGAAGGAGAAGCCCGATGCGGTCCTGCCGACGATGGGTGGGCAAACGGCCCTGAACCTCGCCGACAAGCTCCACCAGGAGGGCTACTGGGAGAAAGTGGGCGTGGAAGTCATCGGGGTCGACATCGACGCAATCCACATCACCGAGGACCGTCAGCTCTTCCGGGACCTGATGGAGACCATCGGCATCGATCAGGCCCGCAGCCGCACGGCCAAGAGCCTGCTGGAGGCCAAGGAAATCACGCAGGAGCTGGGCGGGCTCCCGGTCGTGATCCGGCCGTCCTTCACGCTGGGAGGATCCGGCGGCGGCATTGTCTGGAGCCAGGACGAGTTCAACCGCAAGATCATGCGTGGGCTCGAGCTCAGCCCCGTGCACCAGATCCTGATTGAGGAGTGCCTGTTCGGCTGGAAGGAGTATGAGCTGGAGCTCCTCCGGGACGCCAACGACAACGTCATCATCATCTGCTCCATCGAAAATGTGGATCCGATGGGCGTGCATACGGGCGATTCGGTCACGGTAGCCCCGCAGCAGACGCTCACGGACAAACAGTATCAGCAGATGCGGGACGCGGCCATCAAGGCCATGCGCTCCATCGGCACGTTTGCTGGCGGCTGCAACATCCAGTTCGCGTTCGATCCGGTGAGCGGTCGCATGATCGTGATCGAGATCAATCCGAGGGTCTCCCGGTCGTCGGCACTGGCGTCCAAGGCCACTGGATATCCCATCGCCAAAGTGGCCGCCCGTTTGGCCATCGGCTACACGCTGGACGAGTTGCCGAATGACGTGACCGGCACCACGAGCGCATGCTTCGAGCCGGCCATCGACTACGTGGTCACGAAGATCCCTCGCTTCAACTTCGACAAGTTCGAGGGCGTGGATGAGGAGTTGACCACGCAGATGAAGGCGGTCGGAGAGGTCATGTCCATCGGTCGCACCTTCCCCGAGTCCCTGCAAAAGGCGTGGCAGAGCCTCGAGAACGGCTACGCCGGACTGGGCGCCGACCGCGACGAGACCTTTCGCGGCGAGATCCGTGACCGCCTGCGCAAACCCTATTGGGACCGCACGCTTCAGATCAGGAATGCCTTCAAGGCGGGCGCCTCTGTCGATGAGATCTCTGAC
Protein-coding sequences here:
- a CDS encoding ThuA domain-containing protein — its product is MRFAVLVLAVLTVGCSNTPPSVLVFHATAGWEHASIPAGLAAFEEIAAEEGWMLTATEDAAVLQTLPDYDAVVFLLTTRDVLDRPAELALQRFIQAGGGFVGIHSASDTEFDWPWYGRLVGAYFTGHPPGTQEAVITVVDTTFAATAHLPQTWMHTDEWYDLRTTNQFVNVVLTVDEFSYKTPEQRPVLREKPIAWYHEFDGGRAFYTALGHTVESYSDPLFRTHLREAVTWAAGEPGSLDYARETVRPEPQRFEHTILADTLHEPMELAALPDGRVVFVERPGQVHLVDPAAGTDLVVAEIPVYTGHENGLIGMAASPDFAESGHLFLFHSPPNQSANRVSRFTLSGDGLADPVTIIDIPHQREQCCHSGGSLAFGPDGLLFLSTGDDTNPFESDGYAPTDERPGRQNFDAQRTSANSDDLRGKILRIRPLPEGGYEVPEGNLFPADGSRGRPEIYAMGLRNPFRINVDQRTGYLYWGDLGPDAPEPDSTRGPAGHDEINQARTPGFFGWPYFVADNKPYAAYDFADGVAGEFAVGAAPANESPNSTGRTFLPPAQGAWLWYPYSRTDLFPLLGEGGRSAMAGPVYYADQSTPPGLPTYYNGRLFMHEWMRNRVYTVAIDEYGWYGHMEVFLEDTELSRPMDLAFGPDGRLFMLEYGQQWGSENPDARLRMITFR
- a CDS encoding prolyl oligopeptidase family serine peptidase — protein: MRKLLPILMLLVVAPAAAQTSSLTVQKIMQDPDTWVGSQPNRFQWSEDGDWLYFQWNPQGAFASDSLFKVPAEGGEPVQVTRDERLAVRPTFSGWSHGEHTYDADFARKIFSAGGDLYIHHRRDSDMVRLTATGDVESSARFTPDGQAVVYVRDGNAYRMDLGSPQVTQLTNLQSGRDRNDRPSDEQDQWLEEQQTDLFDVIRERQEARDARDAARELDEEAHDNGLPPVYRYGDSRVFGLQVDPSERYASFSVFSGGGNSKRTIVQNYVTESGYAEDLNARAKVGVDETPRTVFVQDLDSGDVIEVDLTQLPGAYDVKPIHLLDEGVEVDSSKARVLQAGSLSWSGDGAYAVLQVTAGDNKDRWIVRLDPATGDLTTLDRQTDDAWIGGPNVGWFSGGSLGWLPDNRTIWFQSEESGYSHLYSIDVETGEKRQLTSGMFEVTSVFLTQDGSQFLLVTSEASPHSRHVYRMSTAGGEREQLTIDVGQQQVAFHPSEDRVAIRYSTNTQPFDLFLQEFGQDAERITHSTTSEWEAYDWRQPELVHIPASDGARVPGHLFEPENPNGGVVMFVHGAGYLQNVHNWWSSYFREYMFHNLLTDLGYTVLQLDFRASSGYGRDWRTAIYRHMGGRDLQDYVDASRWMESEHGFDPERVFIYGGSYGGFITLMALFTEPEHFGGGAALRSVTDWAHYNHGYTSNILNTPVNDSLAFARSSPINFADGLEDPLLMPHGVIDTNVQYQDIIRLAQRLIELGKEDWEVASYPVEGHGFTEPSSWTDEYRRILKLIEETVGPDACNC
- the carA gene encoding glutamine-hydrolyzing carbamoyl-phosphate synthase small subunit, coding for MQDLKPCKLALADGTVVTGVSIGHEGETGGELCFNTSMSGYQEILTDPSYHGQIMMMTYPHIGNYGAMDADMEASRPMVAGLVVRAFTHRYSNQGADESLASFMRRHKLVGISGVDTRTLVRHIRAKGVMNAVISAVDLDHDSLVEKARNWPSMEGLELASRVTVGEAYDFSTSNGPRIAVFDYGVKQNILRSFRHRGCAVRVFPSGTSLETVLAWNPDGLFFSNGPGDPRAMPDQIDLVKAAGQSGLPMFGICLGHQLMSLSQGLEVYKMYVGHRGANHPVKNLETEKVEVTTQNHGFAVSPDSVQEAIATLTHLNLNDKTVEGLSYATINGFSVQYHPEASPGPHDSDYLFDQFVDLMRVHRGEPTQNENKHA
- a CDS encoding energy transducer TonB, giving the protein MSRFELIEQEREAYGVRISATLVLSLLLLIAAFRFWPAPNGDVPDIVYDARAQELIQVEDIQQTQQQARRPPPPRPLTPVIVPDDVVLDEPEIELTENLPINDLGDDNVAEEDGADVPVSGGSARPDSGPRAFRIVEPEYPREAQRRKVRAEVVVEVKVDRRGRVESARIVDRFLLKGRDNREREQVALLGYGLEDAAIDAAQQWQFRPARESGQTVAALTLVTISFGA
- a CDS encoding DUF4230 domain-containing protein, with translation MRSFRLLLYTIVFVAIAAVIITLTLTLAGPSLTEAEVRTVVVDTFLRERPETFVVTGTVEFTTSVISESDKTLLPGVINLDLGTTSATVRAPGRAAYGFDASLITAEDIRLQGDTVVVWLPPLEVFAVEPDLELLEQQIDVGWARMHRSSGQAQALAALRGLQPAMRELAEEFLVTADGPVENSIQAVERILSPALRAAGVENPVFRIEPRPLVIVGD